The following proteins come from a genomic window of Alphaproteobacteria bacterium:
- a CDS encoding ribosome maturation factor RimP, producing MSKVKQFEDLIVPILEDLGYELVQVQMIGGKTSVLQIMIDRQDHEPVTIADCTAATRMVLDLLEVEDPIGGNYQVEVTSPGLDRPLLKKEDYERFKGSKVKIMLHEPREGQKTFKGLLLGIKDGDVFLESSGEQISIPYDSIKRSRLKVELDSMDKP from the coding sequence ATGAGTAAAGTTAAGCAGTTTGAAGATCTGATTGTCCCGATTTTAGAGGATTTAGGATACGAGCTTGTTCAGGTTCAAATGATCGGTGGTAAAACTTCTGTTTTACAGATCATGATTGATAGACAAGACCATGAGCCGGTGACTATTGCGGACTGCACTGCGGCAACTCGAATGGTCTTAGATCTCTTAGAAGTAGAAGACCCTATTGGGGGAAACTATCAGGTGGAAGTAACCTCGCCAGGTCTAGATCGTCCTCTTTTGAAAAAAGAGGATTATGAACGCTTTAAGGGATCAAAAGTTAAGATAATGCTGCATGAGCCAAGAGAGGGGCAAAAAACCTTTAAAGGACTTCTTCTTGGTATTAAAGATGGAGACGTATTTTTGGAATCCTCAGGCGAACAGATTAGTATTCCATACGACAGTATTAAACGTAGTCGTCTGAAGGTTGAGTTAGATTCGATGGATAAACCGTAG
- a CDS encoding polyprenyl synthetase family protein → MSNQALETPSPSPLEKAHVSLENEIQSVNSLIEERLQSPVPLIPNLSQHIINAGGKRLRPILTLLCAKLCGYEGTRHINLATCIEFIHTATLLHDDVVDKSLMRRGIKTANALWGNKASVLVGDFLFSRAFECMIQDGSQKVLEILSKTASTIAEGEVLQLSTAKNIHTNQETYLKVISSKTAALFSAACQIGAIIADRSEKEVNALAAYGEFLGIAFQLTDDVLDYTTDLKVLGKSTGDDFQEGKVTLPVILAYETASSEEKTFLENQFKNPSSHKEHFSTTMHCLEKHRAFAITMSLAESYAKKAIQSLAIFTKQREKATLEDMAKFSSQRHY, encoded by the coding sequence ATGTCAAATCAAGCTCTTGAAACACCATCACCCTCCCCTTTAGAAAAAGCACACGTTTCCCTAGAGAACGAAATACAAAGCGTCAATAGTCTCATAGAAGAGAGGCTTCAGAGCCCAGTTCCCTTAATTCCAAATCTCTCGCAACACATTATTAATGCTGGCGGCAAACGGCTTCGCCCTATTCTGACTCTTCTGTGTGCTAAACTCTGCGGTTATGAAGGAACACGTCACATAAATCTTGCTACCTGTATAGAGTTCATCCACACAGCAACCCTCCTTCACGACGATGTTGTCGACAAAAGTCTTATGCGTCGCGGCATCAAAACAGCCAATGCTCTATGGGGAAACAAAGCAAGTGTGCTTGTAGGAGACTTTCTCTTTAGCCGTGCGTTTGAATGTATGATCCAAGATGGTTCCCAAAAAGTCCTAGAAATCCTTTCTAAAACTGCTTCTACTATCGCAGAAGGGGAGGTTCTTCAACTTTCTACCGCCAAAAATATTCACACAAATCAAGAGACGTATTTGAAAGTAATTAGCTCAAAAACAGCAGCCCTTTTTTCCGCTGCATGCCAAATTGGGGCTATTATAGCCGACCGTTCTGAAAAAGAAGTAAATGCTCTAGCTGCATATGGGGAATTCCTCGGAATCGCTTTTCAATTAACCGATGACGTTTTGGATTATACGACAGATCTAAAAGTGCTTGGAAAATCCACAGGAGACGATTTTCAGGAAGGTAAAGTGACGCTTCCAGTCATATTAGCCTATGAGACAGCTTCTAGTGAGGAAAAAACCTTCCTAGAAAACCAGTTTAAGAACCCCTCCAGCCATAAAGAACACTTCTCAACAACGATGCACTGCTTAGAAAAACACCGTGCCTTTGCAATTACCATGAGCCTTGCTGAGAGTTACGCGAAAAAAGCTATCCAATCCCTTGCAATATTTACAAAACAAAGAGAAAAAGCTACGCTTGAGGACATGGCAAAGTTTAGCAGCCAAAGACATTATTAG
- a CDS encoding methyltransferase, with protein MYSEKSSAITVDTLLAGRVKLLQPKKGYRVAIDPVFLAASIPVESGETILDVGAGVGAASLCLAQRKKDCKITGLERQSDLVLLSMENAKVNSCSTRVRFICGDLTDPDEDLEGSEYDHVMTNPPFLEKGSATLSPYVGKALSNVESTATLENWVRFCLSMVRIGGTVTFIYTMDRLDELLGHLGDGLGDKIVFPLQPDSEKNAKRVLVHGKKGGSGRTCFAQGLILHEADGRYTPEADSVLREGMPLLL; from the coding sequence ATGTATAGTGAGAAATCATCTGCGATCACAGTTGATACACTATTAGCGGGTCGTGTCAAACTTTTACAGCCAAAAAAAGGCTATCGGGTCGCTATTGATCCGGTGTTTTTAGCGGCTTCCATACCGGTTGAATCTGGCGAGACTATACTAGATGTTGGCGCGGGTGTTGGGGCGGCGTCTTTGTGCCTTGCCCAGCGAAAGAAAGATTGTAAAATTACCGGTCTGGAACGACAGTCTGATCTTGTCCTTTTATCTATGGAAAATGCGAAAGTGAACAGCTGTTCAACTCGAGTTCGCTTTATCTGTGGCGATTTAACGGATCCCGATGAGGATTTAGAAGGGAGTGAATATGATCATGTCATGACGAATCCTCCTTTTTTGGAGAAAGGGTCTGCGACTCTCTCTCCCTATGTAGGAAAGGCACTATCCAACGTAGAGTCTACAGCTACATTAGAAAACTGGGTTCGTTTTTGCCTAAGTATGGTCCGAATTGGGGGGACAGTTACTTTTATATACACTATGGACCGTTTGGATGAGTTATTGGGGCATCTCGGGGACGGTTTGGGAGATAAAATTGTATTTCCCCTTCAGCCTGATTCGGAAAAGAATGCAAAGCGCGTTTTGGTGCATGGAAAAAAAGGGGGCAGCGGGAGGACTTGTTTCGCTCAAGGATTGATATTACATGAGGCAGATGGTAGGTATACGCCTGAAGCTGACTCTGTTTTGCGAGAGGGTATGCCCCTTTTGCTTTAG
- a CDS encoding exodeoxyribonuclease VII large subunit — protein MKNGSRKALSLLHDSTSLPEFTVSELAFALKKTLEDSYGYVRIRGEISGLKRHTSGHMYFSLKDSEAVISGVSWRGMVPQLGIVPEEGMEVIASGRITTYPGRSQYQVVVERMEIAGVGALLKLLEDRKKKLFEEGLFDPDKKQPLPFLPDLIGIITSPTGAVIQDILHRLSDRFPRHVMLWPVLVQGDGASEQVAKAIDGFNSLSEKFRPDVLIVARGGGSLEDLWAFNEECVVRAVYESRIPIISAVGHETDTTLIDYVADRRAPTPTAAAEIAVPVKTELLSRISESHSRLNRSLNRNLMEMHNHVDHLGRRLGDPLQIIEFKQQRRDDCGERLQTSFKNRIAQLRTTLLETASQLVKPHRLIDEKKYSLDLYFQRLAINYSTILKEKTHQLHTLEQLLESSSYERILKRGFALVSDWKDQTLSSAQKLKPGLPIRLTFHDGKKEAVVTGAQKKPSSKKRTNPSVEISQGTLL, from the coding sequence ATAAAGAACGGTAGTAGAAAAGCTTTGTCACTTCTCCACGATTCCACTTCTCTTCCAGAATTTACCGTCAGTGAGTTAGCTTTTGCTCTCAAGAAAACACTCGAGGACAGTTACGGATATGTGCGCATTCGTGGAGAAATATCTGGCTTAAAACGTCACACTTCTGGACATATGTACTTTAGCCTCAAAGATTCCGAGGCGGTCATTTCTGGTGTCAGCTGGCGGGGAATGGTTCCACAGCTGGGGATAGTGCCCGAAGAAGGCATGGAAGTCATCGCTTCTGGACGTATTACGACTTATCCAGGGAGATCTCAATATCAAGTCGTTGTAGAGCGAATGGAGATAGCTGGGGTTGGTGCCCTGCTGAAACTTTTGGAAGATCGAAAAAAGAAACTTTTCGAAGAAGGCCTTTTCGATCCGGATAAAAAACAACCTTTGCCCTTTTTACCCGATCTCATTGGAATCATTACGTCTCCTACGGGGGCTGTGATCCAGGATATCCTCCATCGACTTTCTGATCGTTTTCCGAGACACGTCATGTTATGGCCCGTTCTGGTCCAAGGAGATGGGGCCTCAGAGCAAGTTGCTAAGGCTATCGATGGGTTTAACTCTCTGTCTGAAAAGTTTCGTCCAGATGTGCTCATCGTGGCGAGAGGTGGCGGCAGTCTCGAAGATCTTTGGGCCTTTAACGAAGAATGTGTTGTCCGTGCCGTTTATGAAAGTCGGATTCCCATTATCTCTGCTGTAGGTCATGAGACAGACACAACGCTTATAGATTATGTTGCCGACCGCAGAGCCCCCACACCGACAGCCGCCGCAGAAATAGCTGTGCCTGTAAAAACTGAACTCTTGAGTAGAATTTCCGAGTCCCACTCACGTCTAAATAGAAGCCTTAATCGAAATCTGATGGAGATGCACAATCATGTGGACCACCTAGGAAGGCGACTCGGAGACCCCCTTCAGATCATCGAATTCAAGCAACAGCGACGAGATGACTGTGGAGAGAGGCTCCAAACTTCCTTCAAAAATCGTATTGCCCAACTTAGGACGACCCTTCTCGAAACCGCGTCTCAACTTGTTAAGCCCCATCGTCTCATCGATGAGAAAAAATACAGTCTTGATCTGTATTTCCAACGACTTGCTATAAATTATTCTACTATTTTAAAAGAAAAAACCCATCAACTCCATACTTTGGAACAACTTTTGGAGAGTTCCTCGTATGAACGAATCTTAAAGCGCGGGTTCGCCCTTGTCAGCGACTGGAAAGATCAAACCCTTTCATCTGCACAAAAATTAAAGCCAGGCTTACCAATACGACTTACATTCCACGATGGAAAGAAAGAAGCTGTCGTAACAGGCGCCCAGAAAAAACCCAGCTCAAAAAAGCGCACGAATCCATCCGTGGAAATTTCTCAAGGAACTCTTTTGTAA
- a CDS encoding glycosyltransferase family 39 protein, with amino-acid sequence MEQNKENSHCAYIPKISRFWLFFLVPVLFISFFYQLGAYGLLNNNEGLYGEIAREMLESGSYIIPTLNYVPYIEKPPLLYWLIAISYKIFGVNEFAARLIPALSGAAICGSIFVFARRLKMIDVGGFAAVIMATSLGYIIFSRMVFFDGLLTAFLSLSLLSFYTWYNGGQRLFLLLCYGFLGCAVMVKGFVAPVLFGLVVGGFLLWERAFWSKLRKCLDPIGILIFVAIVLPWHLWASLEEEGFSWFYFINEHVLRFLDLREPKDYYTGPLYYYIPRILGYVFPWTPFLGLLALRTQPSQEVLKKFLWLWFLVPLAFFSLSKAKANYYMIVGIVPMCLLVSMKITELLKDNRWCPILVCGLLSVFLGLVLWGGAYFFPIKGFEIYQPKSPYLLFFVAILSVLGMSLFYIKRQGIFMLFSVAAISGGLFITILGSAQQAEDFFSGKEVGSFLASKDEVYFYKNYEELSSIVFYLKKPVTIVDSVSSDLRYGEEKGDSNRFCDSAQMLKEYENRPREEIYMVVHKKSLHDFQNSFLKTKFNILFSKENIFVLERTDLPKKEL; translated from the coding sequence ATGGAACAGAATAAAGAAAATAGTCATTGCGCCTACATTCCAAAGATCTCCCGTTTTTGGCTATTCTTCCTGGTTCCAGTTCTTTTTATCTCTTTTTTTTACCAGTTGGGGGCGTACGGGTTATTAAACAATAACGAAGGCCTTTATGGGGAGATCGCTCGAGAGATGCTCGAGAGTGGATCCTATATAATCCCCACTCTCAATTACGTTCCCTACATTGAAAAACCCCCGCTTCTCTATTGGCTTATTGCGATTAGCTACAAGATTTTTGGCGTTAATGAATTTGCGGCAAGATTGATTCCGGCTCTTTCAGGTGCGGCCATATGTGGGAGTATTTTCGTATTTGCCCGGCGGTTAAAGATGATTGATGTTGGCGGCTTTGCGGCAGTCATTATGGCGACAAGTCTTGGATATATTATTTTTTCGCGCATGGTTTTTTTTGACGGCCTCCTAACAGCATTCCTTTCATTGTCCTTACTGAGTTTTTACACTTGGTATAATGGGGGCCAGCGTTTATTTCTGCTCCTTTGCTACGGTTTTTTAGGATGTGCTGTTATGGTCAAAGGCTTCGTAGCACCCGTTCTCTTTGGTTTGGTTGTGGGAGGATTTCTTCTTTGGGAAAGAGCCTTTTGGTCCAAACTGAGAAAATGTCTAGATCCCATCGGGATCCTGATTTTCGTGGCCATAGTGCTGCCGTGGCATTTGTGGGCGAGTCTAGAGGAAGAAGGCTTCTCCTGGTTTTATTTTATAAATGAGCATGTTCTTCGTTTCTTGGATCTTCGAGAACCGAAGGACTATTATACGGGGCCCCTTTATTACTATATCCCCAGGATTCTGGGGTATGTATTCCCATGGACTCCCTTTTTAGGCCTGTTGGCTTTAAGGACCCAACCGTCACAGGAAGTCCTTAAAAAGTTCTTATGGCTCTGGTTTTTAGTGCCGCTGGCTTTTTTCTCTCTCTCAAAAGCCAAGGCCAATTATTACATGATTGTTGGGATTGTTCCGATGTGTTTATTGGTTTCAATGAAGATTACGGAGCTGCTTAAGGATAACCGTTGGTGCCCTATTCTGGTATGTGGACTTCTATCAGTTTTTCTGGGTCTCGTTTTATGGGGAGGTGCTTATTTCTTTCCTATAAAAGGTTTTGAAATCTACCAACCAAAGTCCCCATATCTCTTGTTTTTTGTGGCGATACTTTCTGTTCTAGGCATGTCGCTCTTTTATATAAAGCGCCAGGGGATATTTATGTTGTTTTCTGTCGCGGCTATATCAGGGGGACTTTTCATCACAATCCTAGGGAGTGCACAACAGGCGGAGGATTTTTTCTCTGGGAAAGAAGTAGGATCCTTTTTGGCGTCTAAGGATGAGGTTTATTTTTACAAAAATTATGAGGAACTTTCTTCGATTGTATTTTACCTCAAAAAACCAGTAACGATCGTTGACTCTGTGAGCAGTGATCTACGGTATGGAGAAGAGAAAGGAGACAGCAACAGATTTTGTGACTCTGCTCAGATGTTAAAGGAATATGAGAACAGGCCTAGGGAGGAAATTTATATGGTTGTTCACAAGAAGTCTCTTCACGATTTTCAAAATTCTTTTTTAAAAACCAAGTTTAATATTCTGTTTTCCAAAGAAAACATATTTGTCTTGGAACGTACAGATTTGCCTAAAAAGGAGCTATGA